Proteins from one Cicer arietinum cultivar CDC Frontier isolate Library 1 chromosome 3, Cicar.CDCFrontier_v2.0, whole genome shotgun sequence genomic window:
- the LOC101490785 gene encoding uncharacterized protein isoform X2, protein MATFRGKVRVGILIVVVIGICLAALYGLLNPISNGCIMTYMYPTYIPITSSDSVTPVKYALYLYHEGWKKIDYKEHMKKLSGVPVLFIPGNGGSYKQVRSLAAESVRAYQNGPLEHTFYQEASLIPKEGDVDISLSSFELANQYTSRLDWFTVDLECEHSAMDAAILEEHTEYVVYAIHKILDQYNVSYDARTRDGAANSGSSPKSVILVGHSMGGFVARAAVIHPHLRKSAVQTILTLSSPHQSPPVALQPSLGHYFARVNSEWREGYEVQTTNTGRYVSGPVLSDVVVVSISGAYNDYQVRSKLASLYNIVPPTHGFMISSTAMNNVWLSMEHQAILWCNQLVAQVSHTLLSLIDAKTGQPFSDSPKRLAVFARMLHSGISHNFNRMMQLPSFKQSINIPVQNTKDASGSQVHRSVTCPSNIHWNDGGLDRDLYIQINEVTVLAMDGRRRWLDIQKLGSNGKSHFVLVTNLEPCSGIRLHLWPEKGKSASSLPLNDRVMEVTSKMMRIPSGPAPRQLEPGSQTEQPPPSAVFWLGPEDMHGFRFLTISVAPRPTVSGRPPPAASMAVGQFFNPEEGNQDLSPWFMLQSTYSQKELLLEEAHPLAVKLSFSISLGLLPVTLSMNTVSCGIRNSGLPEEEAGDIESSRLCKLRCFPPVALAWDDIAGLHIYPNLNSETIIVDSSPAQWSSPQQSEKTVVLLLVDPHCSYKSSISISVSAAASRLILLYNSKIVGLSIAVVFFALMQQAHSWDLNQRIPSMLTAVEFNLTLMSRLFPLAVVPIIIALFISFSISQPFPPFASFTSISLICYIIANGFIAILILISHLVFFVAAVIHIRIKTRWQMWGQNVQFTFLQRFFNRSSCFFSLKAIRVLRANPVLVTLFTAMILACLVHPSFGLLILLFAHLFCCHNALCSFLAASCRSNEQNNETFDCNSDDYKVSERLKYNFDGSFNRTFPSEENSNSPDLSKSFGEAQLDVFHHRHGLVILHLLATMMFAPSVIAWFQRLAMGESLPWFLDSLLCIGVILHGICNSKPEFNSFFLSLPGVPFCNVRLSFVYLIAGYWSYLSGLALAPDIAFYAMAAVGGISFALRMIQRRSSGEKKEVTYRGRKHSHRH, encoded by the exons ATGGCAACGTTTAGAGGAAAAGTTAGGGTTGGAATTTTGATTGTTGTGGTGATAGGGATATGTCTTGCTGCTTTGTATGGTTTATTGAATCCTATTTCGAATGGATGTATTATGACCTACATGTATCCGACCTACATTCCTATCACATCGTCGGATAGTGTTACACCGGTGAAGTATGCATTGTATTTGTATCATGAAGGTTGGAAAAAGATAGATTATAAGGAGCATATGAAAAAGCTTAGTGGTGTGCCTGTTCTTTTCATCCCAGGCAATGGTGGAAGCTACAAACAG GTGCGGTCTTTGGCAGCAGAATCTGTTAGGGCATATCAAAATGGTCCTCTTGAGCATACATTTTACCAAGAAGCCTCCCTAATACCCAAAGAAGGAGATGTAGATATCAGTTTGTCCAGTTTCGAATTAGCTAACCAGTATACTAGCAGGTTAGACTGGTTTACTGTTGATCTTGAATGTGAACATTCCGCCATGGATGCTGCAATTCTTGAAGAACACACTGAATATGTTGTATATGCTATACACAAG ATTTTGGACCAATATAATGTGTCTTATGATGCTCGAACAAGAGACGGTGCTGCAAATTCTGGGAGTTCGCCAAAAAGTGTGATATTGGTTGGTCATTCTATGGGTGGTTTTGTTGCTAGAGCTGCTGTTATTCATCCCCATCTTAGGAAATCAGCAGTTCAAACTATTCTTACACTTTCATCCCCACATCA ATCACCTCCTGTGGCATTGCAGCCTTCCTTGGGTCATTATTTTGCACGTGTAAATTCAGAATGGAGAGAAGGATACGAGGTTCAAACCACTAACACAGGGAGATATGTGTCTGGTCCCGTACTCtctgatgttgttgttgtatcTATTTCTGGTGCATATAATGATTACCAG gTACGATCAAAGTTAGCGTCGCTTTATAATATTGTACCACCAACACATGGCTTCATGATCAGCAGTACAGCCATGAATAATGTGTGGCTGTCAATGGAACATCAGGCTATATTGTGGTGTAATCAATTAGTTGCCCAA GTATCACACACACTTCTTAGTTTGATAGATGCCAAAACTGGACAACCTTTTTCTGATTCTCCAAAGAGACTTGCAGTTTTTGCGAGAATGTTGCATAGTGGAATATCACATAATTTCAACCGTATGATGCAATTGCCCTCTTTTAAACAGTCGATAAACATTCCTGTCCAGAATACAAAAGACGCCTCTG GATCTCAAGTGCACAGGTCAGTTACATGTCCTTCCAATATTCATTGGAATGATGGGGGCCTTGACAGAGACTTATACATTCAGATAAATGAGGTGACTGTATTAGCAATGGATGGTCGGAGGCGGTGGTTGGACATACAAAAATTG GGTTCAAATGGAAAAAGTCATTTTGTGTTAGTGACCAATCTTGAGCCATGTTCTGGAATCAGACTTCATTTGTGGCCTGAAAAGGGGAAATCAGCTTCAAGTTTGCCTCTCAATGATAGGGTTATGGAAGTGACATCAAAGATGATGCGTATTCCCTCAGGTCCAGCACCACGGCAG CTTGAACCTGGCAGTCAAACCGAGCAACCTCCTCCGTCGGCTGTATTTTGGTTAGGACCTGAAGATATGCATGGCTTCAGATTTTTAACTATCTCCGTTGCACCTCGTCCG ACTGTTTCAGGAAGACCACCACCAGCGGCATCCATGGCAGTTGGACAGTTCTTTAACCCTGAGGAAGGAAATCAAGATTTATCTCCATGGTTTATGCTTCAATCTACTTATTCTCAGAAG GAGTTGCTGTTGGAGGAAGCTCATCCTCTAGCagttaaattatcattttccATTAGCTTGGGCCTTCTTCCTGTTACTTTGTCTATGAATACTGTCAGTTGTGGAATTAGAAACTCTGGACTTCCTGAAGAAGAAGCTGGAGACATTGAAAGTAGTA GGCTCTGCAAATTGCGTTGTTTTCCACCTGTTGCACTTGCTTGGGATGATATAGCTGGACTTCATATATATCCAAATTTGAACAGTGAAACCATTATTGTTGATTCCTCACCAGCACAGTGGAGTTCCCCTCAGCAATCTGAAAAAACCGTTGTTCTTCTGCTG GTTGACCCACATTGTTCTTATAAAAGTAGCATTTCGATATCTGTTAGTGCTGCTGCAAGTAGGCTTATACTATTGTATAATTCAAAG ATTGTTGGTCTCTCTATTGCCGTTGTTTTCTTTGCTCTAATGCAGCAAGCACATTCTTGGGATCTTAATCAACGGATTCCATCAATGTTGACTGCTGTCGAGTTCAATTTGACATTAATGTCTCGTTTGTTTCCCCTAGCTGTTGTACCCATTATCATTGCCTTATTCATTTCCTTCTCTATATCTCAACCATTCCCTCCATTTGCTAGCTTCACTAGCATCTCTCTAATTTGTTATATCATTGCAAACGGATTTATAGCCATTCTAATTTTGATATCTCACTTGGTATTCTTTGTGGCTGCTGTTATACATATTCGCATCAAGACAAG GTGGCAAATGTGGGGACAAAATGTTCAATTTACATTTCTCCAAAGGTTTTTTAACCGTTCGTCCTGCTTCTTTTCTCTAAAG GCCATTCGGGTTCTAAGAGCAAATCCAGTTCTTGTTACATTGTTTACAGCAATGATCTTGGCATGTTTGGTTCATCCATCGTTTGGTCTCCTTATACTTCTCTTCGCTCATCTTTTCTGCTGTCACAATGCATTATGCAG TTTCCTGGCAGCATCATGTCGCAGTAATGAACAAAATAATGAAACTTTCGATTGTAACAGTGATGATTACAAGGTGTCTGAAAGACTGAAGTACAATTTTGATGGTAGTTTTAACCGGACTTTTCCTTCAGAAGAAAACTCCAACAGTCCAGATTTATCAAAAAGTTTTGGGGAAGCACAATTAGATGTGTTTCACCATCGCCATGGTTTGGTGATATTGCATCTTCTTGCAACAATGATGTTTGCCCCATCTGTCATAGCTTGGTTCCAG AGACTAGCCATGGGTGAGAGCCTCCCATGGTTCTTGGATTCACTACTTTGCATTGGTGTCATACTTCATGGCATCTGCAACTCAAAGCCCGAGTTCAATTCGTTCTTCTTGTCTCTTCCCGGGGTCCCTTTCTGCAATGTTAGACTATCCTTTGTATATCTCATAGCTGGATACTGGTCCTATCTTTCTGGTCTAGCTTTGGCTCCGGACATAGCATTTTATGCTATGGCTGCTGTGGGTGGCATTTCCTTTGCTTTAAGAATGATTCAAAGAAGAAGTAGCGGGGAAAAGAAAGAGGTTACTTACAGAGGCCGAAAGCATTCTCACCGGCACTGA
- the LOC101490785 gene encoding uncharacterized protein isoform X1: protein MATFRGKVRVGILIVVVIGICLAALYGLLNPISNGCIMTYMYPTYIPITSSDSVTPVKYALYLYHEGWKKIDYKEHMKKLSGVPVLFIPGNGGSYKQVRSLAAESVRAYQNGPLEHTFYQEASLIPKEGDVDISLSSFELANQYTSRLDWFTVDLECEHSAMDAAILEEHTEYVVYAIHKILDQYNVSYDARTRDGAANSGSSPKSVILVGHSMGGFVARAAVIHPHLRKSAVQTILTLSSPHQSPPVALQPSLGHYFARVNSEWREGYEVQTTNTGRYVSGPVLSDVVVVSISGAYNDYQVRSKLASLYNIVPPTHGFMISSTAMNNVWLSMEHQAILWCNQLVAQVSHTLLSLIDAKTGQPFSDSPKRLAVFARMLHSGISHNFNRMMQLPSFKQSINIPVQNTKDASGSQVHRSVTCPSNIHWNDGGLDRDLYIQINEVTVLAMDGRRRWLDIQKLGSNGKSHFVLVTNLEPCSGIRLHLWPEKGKSASSLPLNDRVMEVTSKMMRIPSGPAPRQLEPGSQTEQPPPSAVFWLGPEDMHGFRFLTISVAPRPTVSGRPPPAASMAVGQFFNPEEGNQDLSPWFMLQSTYSQKELLLEEAHPLAVKLSFSISLGLLPVTLSMNTVSCGIRNSGLPEEEAGDIESSRLCKLRCFPPVALAWDDIAGLHIYPNLNSETIIVDSSPAQWSSPQQSEKTVVLLLVDPHCSYKSSISISVSAAASRLILLYNSKIVGLSIAVVFFALMQQAHSWDLNQRIPSMLTAVEFNLTLMSRLFPLAVVPIIIALFISFSISQPFPPFASFTSISLICYIIANGFIAILILISHLVFFVAAVIHIRIKTRWQMWGQNVQFTFLQRFFNRSSCFFSLKAIRVLRANPVLVTLFTAMILACLVHPSFGLLILLFAHLFCCHNALCSSFLAASCRSNEQNNETFDCNSDDYKVSERLKYNFDGSFNRTFPSEENSNSPDLSKSFGEAQLDVFHHRHGLVILHLLATMMFAPSVIAWFQRLAMGESLPWFLDSLLCIGVILHGICNSKPEFNSFFLSLPGVPFCNVRLSFVYLIAGYWSYLSGLALAPDIAFYAMAAVGGISFALRMIQRRSSGEKKEVTYRGRKHSHRH, encoded by the exons ATGGCAACGTTTAGAGGAAAAGTTAGGGTTGGAATTTTGATTGTTGTGGTGATAGGGATATGTCTTGCTGCTTTGTATGGTTTATTGAATCCTATTTCGAATGGATGTATTATGACCTACATGTATCCGACCTACATTCCTATCACATCGTCGGATAGTGTTACACCGGTGAAGTATGCATTGTATTTGTATCATGAAGGTTGGAAAAAGATAGATTATAAGGAGCATATGAAAAAGCTTAGTGGTGTGCCTGTTCTTTTCATCCCAGGCAATGGTGGAAGCTACAAACAG GTGCGGTCTTTGGCAGCAGAATCTGTTAGGGCATATCAAAATGGTCCTCTTGAGCATACATTTTACCAAGAAGCCTCCCTAATACCCAAAGAAGGAGATGTAGATATCAGTTTGTCCAGTTTCGAATTAGCTAACCAGTATACTAGCAGGTTAGACTGGTTTACTGTTGATCTTGAATGTGAACATTCCGCCATGGATGCTGCAATTCTTGAAGAACACACTGAATATGTTGTATATGCTATACACAAG ATTTTGGACCAATATAATGTGTCTTATGATGCTCGAACAAGAGACGGTGCTGCAAATTCTGGGAGTTCGCCAAAAAGTGTGATATTGGTTGGTCATTCTATGGGTGGTTTTGTTGCTAGAGCTGCTGTTATTCATCCCCATCTTAGGAAATCAGCAGTTCAAACTATTCTTACACTTTCATCCCCACATCA ATCACCTCCTGTGGCATTGCAGCCTTCCTTGGGTCATTATTTTGCACGTGTAAATTCAGAATGGAGAGAAGGATACGAGGTTCAAACCACTAACACAGGGAGATATGTGTCTGGTCCCGTACTCtctgatgttgttgttgtatcTATTTCTGGTGCATATAATGATTACCAG gTACGATCAAAGTTAGCGTCGCTTTATAATATTGTACCACCAACACATGGCTTCATGATCAGCAGTACAGCCATGAATAATGTGTGGCTGTCAATGGAACATCAGGCTATATTGTGGTGTAATCAATTAGTTGCCCAA GTATCACACACACTTCTTAGTTTGATAGATGCCAAAACTGGACAACCTTTTTCTGATTCTCCAAAGAGACTTGCAGTTTTTGCGAGAATGTTGCATAGTGGAATATCACATAATTTCAACCGTATGATGCAATTGCCCTCTTTTAAACAGTCGATAAACATTCCTGTCCAGAATACAAAAGACGCCTCTG GATCTCAAGTGCACAGGTCAGTTACATGTCCTTCCAATATTCATTGGAATGATGGGGGCCTTGACAGAGACTTATACATTCAGATAAATGAGGTGACTGTATTAGCAATGGATGGTCGGAGGCGGTGGTTGGACATACAAAAATTG GGTTCAAATGGAAAAAGTCATTTTGTGTTAGTGACCAATCTTGAGCCATGTTCTGGAATCAGACTTCATTTGTGGCCTGAAAAGGGGAAATCAGCTTCAAGTTTGCCTCTCAATGATAGGGTTATGGAAGTGACATCAAAGATGATGCGTATTCCCTCAGGTCCAGCACCACGGCAG CTTGAACCTGGCAGTCAAACCGAGCAACCTCCTCCGTCGGCTGTATTTTGGTTAGGACCTGAAGATATGCATGGCTTCAGATTTTTAACTATCTCCGTTGCACCTCGTCCG ACTGTTTCAGGAAGACCACCACCAGCGGCATCCATGGCAGTTGGACAGTTCTTTAACCCTGAGGAAGGAAATCAAGATTTATCTCCATGGTTTATGCTTCAATCTACTTATTCTCAGAAG GAGTTGCTGTTGGAGGAAGCTCATCCTCTAGCagttaaattatcattttccATTAGCTTGGGCCTTCTTCCTGTTACTTTGTCTATGAATACTGTCAGTTGTGGAATTAGAAACTCTGGACTTCCTGAAGAAGAAGCTGGAGACATTGAAAGTAGTA GGCTCTGCAAATTGCGTTGTTTTCCACCTGTTGCACTTGCTTGGGATGATATAGCTGGACTTCATATATATCCAAATTTGAACAGTGAAACCATTATTGTTGATTCCTCACCAGCACAGTGGAGTTCCCCTCAGCAATCTGAAAAAACCGTTGTTCTTCTGCTG GTTGACCCACATTGTTCTTATAAAAGTAGCATTTCGATATCTGTTAGTGCTGCTGCAAGTAGGCTTATACTATTGTATAATTCAAAG ATTGTTGGTCTCTCTATTGCCGTTGTTTTCTTTGCTCTAATGCAGCAAGCACATTCTTGGGATCTTAATCAACGGATTCCATCAATGTTGACTGCTGTCGAGTTCAATTTGACATTAATGTCTCGTTTGTTTCCCCTAGCTGTTGTACCCATTATCATTGCCTTATTCATTTCCTTCTCTATATCTCAACCATTCCCTCCATTTGCTAGCTTCACTAGCATCTCTCTAATTTGTTATATCATTGCAAACGGATTTATAGCCATTCTAATTTTGATATCTCACTTGGTATTCTTTGTGGCTGCTGTTATACATATTCGCATCAAGACAAG GTGGCAAATGTGGGGACAAAATGTTCAATTTACATTTCTCCAAAGGTTTTTTAACCGTTCGTCCTGCTTCTTTTCTCTAAAG GCCATTCGGGTTCTAAGAGCAAATCCAGTTCTTGTTACATTGTTTACAGCAATGATCTTGGCATGTTTGGTTCATCCATCGTTTGGTCTCCTTATACTTCTCTTCGCTCATCTTTTCTGCTGTCACAATGCATTATGCAG CAGTTTCCTGGCAGCATCATGTCGCAGTAATGAACAAAATAATGAAACTTTCGATTGTAACAGTGATGATTACAAGGTGTCTGAAAGACTGAAGTACAATTTTGATGGTAGTTTTAACCGGACTTTTCCTTCAGAAGAAAACTCCAACAGTCCAGATTTATCAAAAAGTTTTGGGGAAGCACAATTAGATGTGTTTCACCATCGCCATGGTTTGGTGATATTGCATCTTCTTGCAACAATGATGTTTGCCCCATCTGTCATAGCTTGGTTCCAG AGACTAGCCATGGGTGAGAGCCTCCCATGGTTCTTGGATTCACTACTTTGCATTGGTGTCATACTTCATGGCATCTGCAACTCAAAGCCCGAGTTCAATTCGTTCTTCTTGTCTCTTCCCGGGGTCCCTTTCTGCAATGTTAGACTATCCTTTGTATATCTCATAGCTGGATACTGGTCCTATCTTTCTGGTCTAGCTTTGGCTCCGGACATAGCATTTTATGCTATGGCTGCTGTGGGTGGCATTTCCTTTGCTTTAAGAATGATTCAAAGAAGAAGTAGCGGGGAAAAGAAAGAGGTTACTTACAGAGGCCGAAAGCATTCTCACCGGCACTGA
- the LOC101490785 gene encoding uncharacterized protein isoform X4, translating to MVEATNRQESVRAYQNGPLEHTFYQEASLIPKEGDVDISLSSFELANQYTSRLDWFTVDLECEHSAMDAAILEEHTEYVVYAIHKILDQYNVSYDARTRDGAANSGSSPKSVILVGHSMGGFVARAAVIHPHLRKSAVQTILTLSSPHQSPPVALQPSLGHYFARVNSEWREGYEVQTTNTGRYVSGPVLSDVVVVSISGAYNDYQVRSKLASLYNIVPPTHGFMISSTAMNNVWLSMEHQAILWCNQLVAQVSHTLLSLIDAKTGQPFSDSPKRLAVFARMLHSGISHNFNRMMQLPSFKQSINIPVQNTKDASGSQVHRSVTCPSNIHWNDGGLDRDLYIQINEVTVLAMDGRRRWLDIQKLGSNGKSHFVLVTNLEPCSGIRLHLWPEKGKSASSLPLNDRVMEVTSKMMRIPSGPAPRQLEPGSQTEQPPPSAVFWLGPEDMHGFRFLTISVAPRPTVSGRPPPAASMAVGQFFNPEEGNQDLSPWFMLQSTYSQKELLLEEAHPLAVKLSFSISLGLLPVTLSMNTVSCGIRNSGLPEEEAGDIESSRLCKLRCFPPVALAWDDIAGLHIYPNLNSETIIVDSSPAQWSSPQQSEKTVVLLLVDPHCSYKSSISISVSAAASRLILLYNSKIVGLSIAVVFFALMQQAHSWDLNQRIPSMLTAVEFNLTLMSRLFPLAVVPIIIALFISFSISQPFPPFASFTSISLICYIIANGFIAILILISHLVFFVAAVIHIRIKTRWQMWGQNVQFTFLQRFFNRSSCFFSLKAIRVLRANPVLVTLFTAMILACLVHPSFGLLILLFAHLFCCHNALCSSFLAASCRSNEQNNETFDCNSDDYKVSERLKYNFDGSFNRTFPSEENSNSPDLSKSFGEAQLDVFHHRHGLVILHLLATMMFAPSVIAWFQRLAMGESLPWFLDSLLCIGVILHGICNSKPEFNSFFLSLPGVPFCNVRLSFVYLIAGYWSYLSGLALAPDIAFYAMAAVGGISFALRMIQRRSSGEKKEVTYRGRKHSHRH from the exons ATGGTGGAAGCTACAAACAGGCAAG AATCTGTTAGGGCATATCAAAATGGTCCTCTTGAGCATACATTTTACCAAGAAGCCTCCCTAATACCCAAAGAAGGAGATGTAGATATCAGTTTGTCCAGTTTCGAATTAGCTAACCAGTATACTAGCAGGTTAGACTGGTTTACTGTTGATCTTGAATGTGAACATTCCGCCATGGATGCTGCAATTCTTGAAGAACACACTGAATATGTTGTATATGCTATACACAAG ATTTTGGACCAATATAATGTGTCTTATGATGCTCGAACAAGAGACGGTGCTGCAAATTCTGGGAGTTCGCCAAAAAGTGTGATATTGGTTGGTCATTCTATGGGTGGTTTTGTTGCTAGAGCTGCTGTTATTCATCCCCATCTTAGGAAATCAGCAGTTCAAACTATTCTTACACTTTCATCCCCACATCA ATCACCTCCTGTGGCATTGCAGCCTTCCTTGGGTCATTATTTTGCACGTGTAAATTCAGAATGGAGAGAAGGATACGAGGTTCAAACCACTAACACAGGGAGATATGTGTCTGGTCCCGTACTCtctgatgttgttgttgtatcTATTTCTGGTGCATATAATGATTACCAG gTACGATCAAAGTTAGCGTCGCTTTATAATATTGTACCACCAACACATGGCTTCATGATCAGCAGTACAGCCATGAATAATGTGTGGCTGTCAATGGAACATCAGGCTATATTGTGGTGTAATCAATTAGTTGCCCAA GTATCACACACACTTCTTAGTTTGATAGATGCCAAAACTGGACAACCTTTTTCTGATTCTCCAAAGAGACTTGCAGTTTTTGCGAGAATGTTGCATAGTGGAATATCACATAATTTCAACCGTATGATGCAATTGCCCTCTTTTAAACAGTCGATAAACATTCCTGTCCAGAATACAAAAGACGCCTCTG GATCTCAAGTGCACAGGTCAGTTACATGTCCTTCCAATATTCATTGGAATGATGGGGGCCTTGACAGAGACTTATACATTCAGATAAATGAGGTGACTGTATTAGCAATGGATGGTCGGAGGCGGTGGTTGGACATACAAAAATTG GGTTCAAATGGAAAAAGTCATTTTGTGTTAGTGACCAATCTTGAGCCATGTTCTGGAATCAGACTTCATTTGTGGCCTGAAAAGGGGAAATCAGCTTCAAGTTTGCCTCTCAATGATAGGGTTATGGAAGTGACATCAAAGATGATGCGTATTCCCTCAGGTCCAGCACCACGGCAG CTTGAACCTGGCAGTCAAACCGAGCAACCTCCTCCGTCGGCTGTATTTTGGTTAGGACCTGAAGATATGCATGGCTTCAGATTTTTAACTATCTCCGTTGCACCTCGTCCG ACTGTTTCAGGAAGACCACCACCAGCGGCATCCATGGCAGTTGGACAGTTCTTTAACCCTGAGGAAGGAAATCAAGATTTATCTCCATGGTTTATGCTTCAATCTACTTATTCTCAGAAG GAGTTGCTGTTGGAGGAAGCTCATCCTCTAGCagttaaattatcattttccATTAGCTTGGGCCTTCTTCCTGTTACTTTGTCTATGAATACTGTCAGTTGTGGAATTAGAAACTCTGGACTTCCTGAAGAAGAAGCTGGAGACATTGAAAGTAGTA GGCTCTGCAAATTGCGTTGTTTTCCACCTGTTGCACTTGCTTGGGATGATATAGCTGGACTTCATATATATCCAAATTTGAACAGTGAAACCATTATTGTTGATTCCTCACCAGCACAGTGGAGTTCCCCTCAGCAATCTGAAAAAACCGTTGTTCTTCTGCTG GTTGACCCACATTGTTCTTATAAAAGTAGCATTTCGATATCTGTTAGTGCTGCTGCAAGTAGGCTTATACTATTGTATAATTCAAAG ATTGTTGGTCTCTCTATTGCCGTTGTTTTCTTTGCTCTAATGCAGCAAGCACATTCTTGGGATCTTAATCAACGGATTCCATCAATGTTGACTGCTGTCGAGTTCAATTTGACATTAATGTCTCGTTTGTTTCCCCTAGCTGTTGTACCCATTATCATTGCCTTATTCATTTCCTTCTCTATATCTCAACCATTCCCTCCATTTGCTAGCTTCACTAGCATCTCTCTAATTTGTTATATCATTGCAAACGGATTTATAGCCATTCTAATTTTGATATCTCACTTGGTATTCTTTGTGGCTGCTGTTATACATATTCGCATCAAGACAAG GTGGCAAATGTGGGGACAAAATGTTCAATTTACATTTCTCCAAAGGTTTTTTAACCGTTCGTCCTGCTTCTTTTCTCTAAAG GCCATTCGGGTTCTAAGAGCAAATCCAGTTCTTGTTACATTGTTTACAGCAATGATCTTGGCATGTTTGGTTCATCCATCGTTTGGTCTCCTTATACTTCTCTTCGCTCATCTTTTCTGCTGTCACAATGCATTATGCAG CAGTTTCCTGGCAGCATCATGTCGCAGTAATGAACAAAATAATGAAACTTTCGATTGTAACAGTGATGATTACAAGGTGTCTGAAAGACTGAAGTACAATTTTGATGGTAGTTTTAACCGGACTTTTCCTTCAGAAGAAAACTCCAACAGTCCAGATTTATCAAAAAGTTTTGGGGAAGCACAATTAGATGTGTTTCACCATCGCCATGGTTTGGTGATATTGCATCTTCTTGCAACAATGATGTTTGCCCCATCTGTCATAGCTTGGTTCCAG AGACTAGCCATGGGTGAGAGCCTCCCATGGTTCTTGGATTCACTACTTTGCATTGGTGTCATACTTCATGGCATCTGCAACTCAAAGCCCGAGTTCAATTCGTTCTTCTTGTCTCTTCCCGGGGTCCCTTTCTGCAATGTTAGACTATCCTTTGTATATCTCATAGCTGGATACTGGTCCTATCTTTCTGGTCTAGCTTTGGCTCCGGACATAGCATTTTATGCTATGGCTGCTGTGGGTGGCATTTCCTTTGCTTTAAGAATGATTCAAAGAAGAAGTAGCGGGGAAAAGAAAGAGGTTACTTACAGAGGCCGAAAGCATTCTCACCGGCACTGA